The DNA segment CGAGCGCATCGAGCGCCTCGAGGAGGAAAAGGCCGCCACGGCCACGGACATCAAGGAGGTCTACGCCGAGGCGAAGGGCCATGGTTTCGACACGAAGATCCTCCGGAAGGTGATCGCCCTCCGGCGGAAGGACAAGGCCGAGCG comes from the Rhodoligotrophos defluvii genome and includes:
- a CDS encoding DUF2312 domain-containing protein; translated protein: MGDGAETTTSISQGMIRSLVERIERLEEEKAATATDIKEVYAEAKGHGFDTKILRKVIALRRKDKAERDEEAAILDLYLSALGML